Proteins encoded within one genomic window of Thalassospira sp. TSL5-1:
- a CDS encoding response regulator translates to MNKNVVDLDDQMLADFKDEARDIISSLDVHLQNAHSQANRDTLLTAIQREVFNLRYKGKSVNAPLINLTSHRLADYVTSCRELNADSIADIQAFVDKIEGILDGDFSGTSTDSAEFVRELPSKRAPDIDPAWLSKANVEALLVIPQRSMAAIVERELAACGYRSSATHSSFEALELAVRTRPDFIIVAKTIDDLDGVDVVNALQAMPKTRDIPTAVLTSDAPNHPSLRDLPFRTAIIRKGGAFGDDLAEALARFNIT, encoded by the coding sequence ATGAACAAGAATGTCGTTGATCTTGACGATCAAATGTTAGCCGACTTCAAGGATGAAGCCCGCGACATCATCAGCAGCCTGGATGTGCATTTGCAAAACGCGCATTCACAGGCCAACCGCGACACATTGCTGACCGCAATCCAGCGCGAGGTTTTTAACCTGCGATACAAGGGAAAATCGGTCAATGCCCCGCTGATCAACCTGACCAGCCACCGCCTGGCCGATTATGTCACCAGTTGCCGCGAACTCAATGCCGATTCCATTGCCGACATTCAGGCCTTCGTCGATAAAATCGAAGGCATTCTGGATGGTGACTTTTCAGGAACCAGCACCGATTCCGCCGAATTTGTTCGTGAGCTGCCCTCCAAACGCGCGCCTGACATTGACCCGGCCTGGCTAAGCAAAGCCAATGTCGAAGCCCTGCTGGTTATTCCGCAGCGGTCGATGGCGGCCATTGTCGAACGTGAACTGGCCGCCTGCGGCTATCGCAGTTCGGCAACGCATTCATCGTTTGAGGCCCTTGAACTTGCTGTGCGCACCCGACCGGATTTTATCATTGTTGCCAAAACCATTGATGACCTTGACGGGGTCGATGTGGTGAACGCGCTTCAGGCCATGCCCAAAACACGCGATATTCCGACCGCTGTTTTAACTTCGGATGCCCCCAACCACCCATCATTGCGCGATTTGCCGTTTCGTACTGCCATCATTCGCAAAGGCGGTGCCTTTGGCGATGACCTCGCCGAAGCCCTGGCACGATTTAACATCACCTAA
- a CDS encoding anhydro-N-acetylmuramic acid kinase, translating to MKNDWITAIGMMSGTSLDGVDAALIETDGVDVRRLGQSVFVPYVPELRERMRGCFGNRNATNSEHVVADDLTRVHIDAVEMLLAKAGLSSGDIGVIGFHGQTVFHEPASRLTRQIGTPDMLAEKTGIPVVADFRLADVAAGGEGAPLAPVYHAALMKSAGVAVPVAVLNIGGVSNVTWIGADDDLLAFDCGPGNARIDDWMLRHTGNPVDLNGATAASGKADPMVEVNFLKDPYFDRIPPKSLDREDMAAHIDALVAEAKLNVADGAATLANCTVAAIVAGVNHLPVAPKSWFVCGGGRHNDYVMAKLGARLGVPVRSVDELDWDGDAVEAECFGYLAVRHLRNLPLSFPGTTGVSEPCCGGRLYTKKKAA from the coding sequence ATGAAAAACGACTGGATCACGGCAATCGGCATGATGAGCGGGACGTCACTGGATGGTGTGGATGCGGCTCTGATCGAAACCGATGGTGTTGACGTTCGTCGTCTCGGGCAGTCGGTTTTTGTGCCTTATGTCCCGGAACTGCGTGAACGCATGCGGGGTTGTTTTGGCAATCGCAATGCCACCAATTCAGAACATGTCGTGGCCGATGATCTGACCCGGGTACATATTGATGCTGTCGAGATGTTGCTTGCCAAGGCAGGCTTGTCATCCGGGGATATTGGCGTGATTGGTTTTCATGGGCAAACCGTGTTTCATGAACCGGCATCCCGCCTGACGCGGCAAATCGGAACACCGGACATGTTGGCCGAAAAAACCGGTATCCCGGTTGTTGCCGATTTCCGATTGGCCGATGTTGCTGCGGGCGGGGAGGGCGCACCTTTGGCGCCGGTTTATCATGCGGCATTGATGAAAAGTGCCGGTGTGGCGGTTCCCGTCGCGGTGCTGAATATCGGTGGCGTCTCCAACGTAACCTGGATTGGTGCGGATGACGATTTGCTGGCCTTTGATTGTGGGCCGGGTAATGCGCGCATTGATGACTGGATGTTGCGCCATACCGGTAATCCGGTCGATTTGAACGGGGCGACGGCGGCATCGGGCAAGGCCGACCCGATGGTGGAGGTTAATTTCCTGAAAGATCCGTATTTTGACCGGATACCCCCAAAATCGCTGGATCGCGAGGATATGGCAGCGCATATCGATGCGCTGGTGGCAGAGGCAAAGCTGAATGTGGCGGATGGTGCGGCAACACTTGCCAATTGCACGGTGGCGGCTATCGTTGCCGGTGTGAATCATTTGCCCGTCGCCCCCAAAAGCTGGTTTGTTTGCGGCGGTGGGCGGCACAATGATTATGTGATGGCGAAACTTGGCGCGCGCCTTGGCGTGCCGGTGCGATCGGTCGATGAACTGGATTGGGATGGCGATGCGGTCGAGGCAGAATGTTTTGGCTATCTGGCCGTGCGGCACTTGCGCAATTTGCCGCTGAGTTTTCCGGGGACGACCGGGGTTTCCGAACCCTGCTGTGGTGGCAGGTTGTATACAAAGAAAAAGGCCGCCTGA
- a CDS encoding bifunctional [glutamine synthetase] adenylyltransferase/[glutamine synthetase]-adenylyl-L-tyrosine phosphorylase has product MTLAWTQNTLPAPFDAERCKTGFERWAELARKPMWESQAEHFARLAEDPAHHAVLAALFGNSPYLTSLALRDPDMIVDAFENGLDHAFATALEDVSISANAAGTDQANAMMKVRRAKRRAALVIALADISNSWDLVKITAAISTTAETTLNYALAHCLSATARQRNLDLPHPDDPLRDCGIFTIGMGKLGANELNYSSDIDLIFLFDGSKISWIERDRIQQILVRMVRDITRIMEERTGDGYVFRTDLRLRPDPASTPPIMSALAAETYYETVGQNWERAAMIKARIVAGDYEAGQDFLDILRPFVWRKHLDFLAIQDIHSIKRQINAHRGGSKVTIPGHNIKLGRGGIREIEFFAQTQQLIWGGRELSLRCRSTCEALRELCKFKQISEKVRDELIEAYQFLRNVEHRLQMTNDQQTQTLPESEEGLAALACFLGYEDCETFKNDLLGYLRRVESHYAELFEEDSPLGGTEGSLVFTGSEDDPETIRQLQQMGFENPSMISSTVRGWHHGRYRATRSRRAREILTELMPTLLTSLSETTNPDMAFRAFDEFLKGLPAGVQLFSLLTANPELLRLLAKIAGTAPRMAKYLGRNASVLDYVLMSGFNDELPDAKTMLEQLNEQLSQPGAEMVEQWLDIARRWANDQKFRIDVQTIHNRHTPHQAGRALADVADVSIRGLFPRIADDFAQKHGGFDEGGLAVFALGKHGGQELSPGSDLDMVFVYDVPEGCEESDGEKPLSPGHYFIRLSQRYINALSAPTAEGVLFETDLRLRPSGSKGPLACHFNSFDGYQTNEAWTWEHMALTRLRPVFGPEKLQQKVMESTRRVLCKKRDFHKLVRDVYDMRNRMAANKGSDQAWDIKLRRGGLVDLEFIAQFLQLNHAHDHPEILSSTTRKVFKRLGKAGILPAEEAAWLANASSFWLALQAMLRLTTEGRFSPENASADLREMLTAAGQCEDFAELEKKMSDTAEGIKQVYDRLITAPAEELGPVPQAN; this is encoded by the coding sequence GTGACCCTTGCCTGGACCCAAAACACCCTGCCTGCCCCCTTTGATGCAGAACGTTGCAAGACCGGGTTTGAAAGATGGGCCGAACTGGCCCGCAAACCCATGTGGGAAAGCCAGGCCGAACATTTTGCCAGGCTCGCAGAAGACCCGGCACATCATGCAGTATTGGCAGCACTGTTTGGCAACAGCCCGTACCTGACCAGTCTGGCCCTGCGCGACCCCGACATGATCGTCGATGCGTTTGAAAATGGCCTTGATCATGCCTTTGCCACCGCCCTTGAGGATGTCAGCATATCGGCAAACGCCGCGGGAACGGACCAGGCAAATGCCATGATGAAAGTGCGCAGGGCAAAGCGCCGCGCAGCCCTCGTCATTGCACTGGCCGATATCAGCAACAGTTGGGACCTGGTGAAAATTACCGCTGCCATCAGCACAACAGCGGAAACCACCCTGAATTACGCGCTGGCGCATTGTCTGTCGGCAACAGCACGTCAGCGTAACCTTGACCTTCCCCACCCCGATGATCCGTTGCGTGATTGCGGCATATTTACCATTGGCATGGGAAAACTTGGCGCAAACGAGCTAAATTATTCATCCGATATTGATCTGATCTTTTTATTTGATGGCAGCAAAATCAGTTGGATCGAACGGGACCGGATACAGCAAATTCTGGTACGGATGGTGCGAGATATCACCCGCATCATGGAAGAACGCACCGGCGATGGGTATGTGTTTCGTACCGACTTGCGCCTGCGCCCTGACCCGGCATCTACCCCGCCCATTATGTCGGCCTTGGCGGCGGAAACCTATTATGAAACCGTTGGCCAGAACTGGGAACGGGCCGCCATGATCAAGGCGCGCATCGTCGCGGGCGATTACGAGGCGGGGCAGGATTTCCTCGATATTTTGCGCCCCTTTGTCTGGCGCAAACACTTGGATTTCCTTGCCATCCAGGACATTCATTCCATCAAACGGCAAATCAATGCGCATCGCGGGGGCAGCAAGGTAACGATCCCCGGACACAATATCAAACTGGGCCGGGGCGGCATTCGCGAAATAGAATTTTTCGCCCAAACCCAGCAATTGATCTGGGGCGGGCGGGAACTGTCCCTTCGGTGTCGCAGCACCTGTGAGGCCCTGCGCGAATTATGCAAATTCAAGCAGATTTCCGAAAAGGTGCGCGACGAATTGATCGAAGCGTACCAGTTTTTGCGTAATGTCGAACATCGCCTGCAAATGACGAACGATCAGCAAACCCAAACCCTGCCGGAAAGCGAGGAAGGCCTCGCCGCCCTGGCCTGTTTCCTGGGATATGAGGATTGCGAGACCTTTAAGAATGACCTTCTGGGCTATTTGCGCCGGGTTGAATCGCATTATGCCGAACTGTTCGAGGAGGATTCTCCCCTGGGCGGCACCGAAGGCAGCCTTGTTTTCACCGGCAGCGAAGACGACCCGGAAACCATCCGCCAGCTTCAGCAAATGGGGTTTGAAAACCCCAGTATGATCTCCAGCACCGTGCGGGGCTGGCATCATGGTCGCTATCGCGCCACCCGGTCGCGCCGGGCCCGCGAGATTTTGACCGAACTTATGCCAACACTGTTAACATCCCTTTCGGAAACCACAAATCCCGACATGGCCTTTCGTGCCTTTGACGAGTTTTTAAAGGGCTTGCCCGCCGGGGTGCAATTATTTTCGTTGCTCACCGCGAACCCGGAACTGTTGCGCCTGCTCGCCAAAATTGCCGGCACAGCCCCGCGCATGGCGAAATATCTGGGCCGTAATGCCAGTGTGCTGGATTATGTTTTGATGTCCGGCTTTAATGATGAATTGCCCGATGCGAAAACCATGCTGGAACAACTAAACGAGCAACTGTCCCAGCCCGGTGCCGAAATGGTGGAGCAATGGCTCGATATTGCCCGACGCTGGGCCAATGACCAGAAATTCCGCATCGATGTGCAAACCATCCATAACCGCCACACCCCGCACCAGGCCGGGCGGGCACTGGCCGATGTGGCCGACGTTTCCATTCGCGGGCTATTCCCACGCATTGCCGATGATTTTGCCCAAAAACATGGCGGATTTGACGAGGGTGGTCTGGCGGTTTTTGCCCTGGGCAAACATGGCGGGCAGGAACTTTCGCCCGGGTCGGACCTGGATATGGTGTTTGTCTATGACGTGCCGGAAGGATGCGAGGAATCCGATGGGGAAAAGCCCCTCTCACCCGGGCATTATTTTATCCGCCTAAGTCAGCGTTACATCAATGCCCTGTCCGCCCCAACCGCCGAAGGCGTTTTGTTTGAAACCGATTTGCGCCTGCGCCCCAGTGGCAGCAAAGGCCCCCTAGCCTGCCATTTCAACAGTTTTGACGGCTATCAAACCAACGAGGCCTGGACCTGGGAACATATGGCACTGACACGTTTGCGCCCGGTGTTTGGCCCGGAAAAGCTGCAACAAAAGGTTATGGAAAGCACCCGGCGGGTTTTGTGCAAAAAACGCGATTTTCACAAACTGGTGCGCGATGTTTATGACATGCGCAACCGTATGGCTGCCAATAAGGGCAGTGACCAGGCATGGGATATCAAACTTCGCCGGGGCGGCCTTGTGGACCTGGAATTCATTGCCCAGTTCCTGCAGCTTAACCATGCGCATGACCATCCGGAAATATTATCCTCGACCACGCGCAAGGTGTTTAAACGACTGGGAAAGGCCGGCATCCTGCCGGCGGAGGAAGCAGCATGGCTGGCAAACGCATCCTCGTTCTGGCTGGCCTTGCAGGCAATGCTGCGCCTGACGACGGAGGGCCGCTTTTCGCCGGAAAATGCCAGCGCGGATTTGCGTGAAATGCTGACCGCCGCCGGACAATGCGAGGATTTTGCCGAGCTTGAAAAGAAAATGTCCGACACCGCCGAAGGGATCAAACAGGTTTATGACCGCCTGATCACCGCCCCCGCCGAGGAACTTGGCCCTGTCCCACAGGCAAACTGA
- the bcp gene encoding thioredoxin-dependent thiol peroxidase, with the protein MSIAVGDKAPDFNLPTDGGGHVKLSDLQGQPVVVYFYPKDMTPGCTTESCDFRDQHPNFAAVNAKIIGISKDSAARHDKFKEKHDLNFTLASDEESDVCERYGVWKEKSMYGKKFMGIERTTVIVDAEGVIRHIWPKVKVKGHVDEVLAAVQAL; encoded by the coding sequence ATGAGCATTGCCGTTGGTGACAAAGCCCCGGATTTTAACCTGCCAACCGATGGCGGCGGACATGTCAAACTTTCTGATCTGCAAGGCCAGCCGGTGGTTGTTTACTTTTATCCCAAGGACATGACACCTGGCTGCACCACGGAATCCTGCGATTTCCGGGACCAACACCCCAATTTCGCCGCCGTAAATGCCAAAATCATCGGCATTTCCAAAGACAGTGCAGCGCGCCACGACAAGTTCAAGGAAAAGCACGACCTGAACTTTACCCTGGCATCCGATGAAGAAAGCGATGTTTGTGAACGTTACGGCGTTTGGAAAGAAAAAAGCATGTATGGCAAAAAATTCATGGGGATCGAACGGACGACCGTGATTGTCGATGCTGAGGGCGTCATTCGCCATATCTGGCCGAAAGTGAAAGTCAAAGGCCATGTAGACGAGGTTCTGGCGGCGGTTCAGGCACTTTAA
- the tyrS gene encoding tyrosine--tRNA ligase, giving the protein MTDIKSDFLRVMNDRGYIHQCTDIEGLDAYASEKKVVCYVGYDCTADSLHVGSLVSIMMLRWLQKTGHKPIVLMGGGTTRIGDPTGRDDARPVLTDEIIANNMAGIKRVFQQFLTFGDGPTDAVMVNNADWLDKINYIEFLRDFGRHFSVNRMLSFDSVKLRLDREQSLSFLEFNYMILQAYDFVELQRKYGCVLQMGGSDQWGNIVNGVELGRRVDDSALFGLTTPLITTASGAKMGKTASGAVWLNEERLSAYDYYQFWRNTEDADVIKFMRLFTELSLEQIDEYAKLEGAAINDAKKVLAFEAVKLCRGEEAALAAAETARKTFEEGVLADSLPTVEIAKADLDAGIPAFDLFRRADLAKSGGEARRLVKGGGAKINDEKVDDENQIISADAIDATGVIKLSAGKKRHVLVRPV; this is encoded by the coding sequence ATGACTGATATCAAGTCTGACTTTCTCCGCGTCATGAACGACCGCGGTTATATCCACCAATGCACTGATATTGAAGGCCTTGATGCCTATGCATCAGAAAAGAAGGTGGTGTGCTATGTGGGTTATGATTGCACCGCAGACAGCCTGCATGTGGGCTCGCTGGTATCGATCATGATGCTGCGCTGGCTGCAGAAAACCGGCCACAAGCCGATTGTTCTGATGGGCGGCGGCACCACCCGTATCGGCGATCCAACTGGCCGTGACGATGCCCGTCCGGTACTGACCGATGAAATCATCGCCAATAACATGGCTGGCATCAAACGGGTTTTCCAGCAGTTCCTGACTTTTGGCGATGGCCCGACCGATGCGGTCATGGTCAACAATGCCGATTGGCTCGATAAAATCAATTACATCGAATTTCTGCGTGATTTTGGCCGTCATTTCTCGGTCAACCGCATGCTCAGCTTTGATTCCGTCAAGCTGCGTCTGGACCGGGAACAGTCGCTGAGTTTTCTGGAATTCAACTATATGATTCTGCAGGCCTACGACTTCGTCGAACTGCAACGCAAATATGGTTGCGTCCTGCAAATGGGTGGTTCGGACCAGTGGGGCAATATCGTTAACGGTGTTGAACTGGGCCGTCGTGTCGATGACAGTGCGCTGTTTGGCCTGACCACGCCACTGATCACCACCGCATCGGGTGCGAAAATGGGCAAAACCGCATCGGGTGCGGTATGGCTGAACGAAGAACGCCTGTCGGCCTATGATTACTACCAGTTCTGGCGCAACACTGAAGATGCCGACGTTATCAAATTCATGAGGCTGTTCACCGAGCTTTCGCTAGAACAGATCGACGAATATGCCAAACTTGAAGGGGCAGCGATTAATGATGCCAAAAAAGTGCTGGCATTCGAGGCGGTAAAACTTTGCCGGGGCGAAGAAGCCGCCCTTGCCGCTGCCGAAACCGCGCGCAAAACCTTTGAAGAAGGTGTTTTGGCCGACAGTCTGCCGACCGTTGAAATTGCCAAAGCCGATCTGGATGCCGGCATTCCGGCATTTGATCTGTTCCGCCGGGCCGACCTTGCCAAATCGGGCGGTGAAGCCCGCCGTCTGGTCAAGGGTGGTGGTGCCAAGATCAATGATGAAAAGGTTGACGATGAAAACCAGATCATCAGTGCCGATGCGATTGATGCAACGGGCGTGATCAAACTTTCGGCCGGTAAAAAACGCCATGTTCTGGTGCGTCCGGTCTGA
- a CDS encoding AsmA-like C-terminal domain-containing protein yields MRHVKKLSGIVAALFAFCALFVGVFSGVLIWRVSQGPVSLNFIAPYILEELNKSSGDLKFDVQDMVLVWRGWEEKFDVRMRQISVRQTDGHELLRMPAADVVFSSRALFKGIFALREVDLIAPRLRLIRHRDGQLDFGLSADLSDISPDQNKEADGNKQGADQTTARVPDMQEPTEPANTPVMSTPIPDADKNTALEPHAATVPKTGTEKDSENDLATEAQTKPAPAAAPEDGKTSADAATPPVTEAGQDNIENGPDQKAAPGKPDAGTVTDAKNAGDAGDKTEQELVSGSALMRRVVAILSGEAADFPAAAYFESFGIYDADLRVEDRLLGVTWSAPKSQIRLARRPGGIDADMKLSINAGALTTDVTATASYSTHDERIALKARVGKVIPASLSTISSEFIGLDRFDLPVSGTFDANLGADGSIFDIVANLDVGAGRIQLPTPLNAVYDIDGGKATVQYQPGKLAFRDVSVTTGKTGIKVNSEIDHPLGNWAVKLTAEATDVATDDLSNLWPETLGDNPREWVTKNLSGGGVQVATIDLAMHRGDDGAAAIDHIKGDMTMSDIDVQYLPGMPKVQKAAGRAEFNANSFSIFVDKGAVDGITVDSAKLVFSQLDTDNEWADIEFVAHGGVRDALKLIDHEPLGFAKKLQIDPGQLSGQQATRVELSFPLLSDLSFDDVKVAAASRLEKVSVKKAFRNLSLKDGNFELQVNTKGLELSGDAAIGTGHNTINWVESFDGQTPLTSHYQIGGTFDLAALNDIGIDVSAFLSGQASGDVEIRVIRAGGVEVIAKGDLAKSVIDLKEADYHKDAGQPSKLAFDILFGANGGGTVRNVDLTAPDVAILASGRWRGENTLDDKLHFDITNGHFRENSGVNGTFVINNAGVLKVDLQGDQIDLRPFLTPKGVAKEPNANSSGSTTDGKANNTSMSTEFSAININLEASRFYAKGDSPVIEEGHLAYRRKNNDSEIDVKAARFDARPWLISKSSQTSPQPASAKENTKPANKGPDSGGIGQETTRKGGKMEIYLDFGELLAARDQVVQKLKGSIHVEGEEWRSIVLNGKLNGTANVFAQVEPLADGKRKVQLTSEDAGRFLAAIDLYGDMRDGKMKVQGTVDDHAYSQPFTGTAHIENFRIVNAPLAARVLNAASLFGLVDSLQGKGVVFDAMDGDFTYASNVLTLSKVAANGSAIGVTANGNIDLAQDRIKLAGSIVPFYAVNSVLGKIPLIGDLLVGEEGGGVFAPTYTVDGPFENPDISVNPLSTIVPGVFRNLITGAKPG; encoded by the coding sequence TTGAGGCACGTTAAAAAACTTTCCGGAATTGTCGCCGCCCTGTTCGCATTTTGCGCACTGTTTGTGGGTGTATTTTCCGGCGTGCTGATCTGGCGCGTATCGCAAGGGCCTGTATCTCTTAACTTTATTGCGCCCTATATCCTTGAGGAACTAAACAAAAGCTCTGGCGACCTGAAATTCGATGTTCAGGATATGGTGCTGGTTTGGCGTGGCTGGGAAGAGAAATTTGACGTTCGGATGCGCCAGATTTCGGTGCGCCAGACTGACGGGCATGAATTATTACGCATGCCCGCGGCGGATGTCGTGTTTTCCAGTCGTGCCCTTTTTAAAGGCATTTTTGCCCTGCGCGAGGTCGATCTGATTGCACCGCGCTTGCGCCTGATCCGCCATCGTGACGGGCAGCTTGATTTTGGATTGTCGGCTGATCTCTCCGATATCAGCCCCGATCAGAATAAAGAGGCGGATGGCAATAAACAGGGTGCTGATCAGACAACGGCGCGGGTCCCCGATATGCAGGAACCGACCGAACCTGCAAATACACCGGTAATGTCAACACCCATTCCCGATGCCGACAAAAACACCGCGTTGGAGCCACACGCGGCAACTGTGCCGAAAACCGGCACGGAAAAAGATAGCGAAAATGACCTGGCGACAGAAGCGCAGACAAAACCTGCGCCCGCCGCTGCGCCGGAGGATGGCAAAACCAGTGCTGATGCAGCCACGCCACCTGTGACAGAAGCCGGACAGGACAATATTGAAAATGGACCAGATCAAAAGGCAGCGCCCGGCAAACCAGATGCGGGGACTGTCACTGACGCCAAAAATGCAGGGGATGCGGGCGACAAAACCGAACAGGAACTGGTTTCAGGCAGTGCGTTGATGCGACGCGTTGTCGCTATTCTGTCAGGCGAGGCGGCGGATTTTCCGGCAGCGGCCTATTTTGAAAGCTTTGGTATTTATGATGCCGATCTCAGGGTTGAGGATCGCCTGTTGGGTGTGACCTGGTCGGCCCCGAAATCGCAAATTCGTCTGGCACGCCGCCCCGGCGGGATTGATGCGGACATGAAGCTGTCGATTAATGCCGGTGCCTTGACAACAGATGTAACGGCAACAGCCAGCTATTCTACCCATGATGAACGCATTGCCTTGAAAGCGCGTGTTGGCAAGGTTATTCCGGCCTCGCTTTCGACGATTTCGTCTGAATTTATTGGCCTGGACCGTTTTGATTTGCCGGTATCGGGCACGTTTGATGCCAATCTTGGCGCGGATGGCAGCATTTTTGATATTGTTGCCAATCTGGATGTTGGGGCGGGCCGGATACAACTGCCAACACCCCTTAACGCGGTTTATGATATTGATGGGGGCAAGGCGACGGTTCAATACCAGCCCGGTAAGCTGGCGTTTCGGGATGTCAGTGTGACCACGGGGAAAACCGGCATTAAGGTGAATTCCGAAATTGATCATCCACTGGGCAACTGGGCCGTAAAACTGACGGCCGAGGCGACTGACGTTGCGACGGACGATTTAAGCAATTTGTGGCCCGAGACACTGGGCGATAATCCGCGCGAATGGGTGACCAAAAACCTGTCGGGGGGCGGGGTTCAGGTTGCCACGATTGATTTGGCAATGCACCGGGGCGATGACGGCGCAGCGGCGATTGATCATATCAAAGGTGATATGACGATGTCGGATATTGATGTGCAGTATCTGCCCGGTATGCCCAAGGTGCAAAAGGCCGCTGGTCGAGCGGAGTTTAATGCCAACAGCTTTAGTATTTTTGTTGATAAAGGGGCTGTCGATGGCATCACCGTTGATAGCGCCAAGCTGGTTTTCTCGCAACTCGATACGGATAATGAATGGGCCGATATCGAGTTTGTCGCACATGGTGGTGTGCGCGATGCCCTTAAGCTGATTGACCATGAACCGCTGGGTTTTGCAAAAAAACTTCAGATCGATCCCGGTCAATTGTCCGGTCAGCAGGCAACCCGGGTAGAGCTTTCTTTTCCGTTGCTATCTGATTTGTCCTTTGATGATGTTAAAGTTGCTGCGGCATCTCGCCTTGAAAAGGTTTCTGTCAAAAAGGCGTTTCGTAATCTCAGCCTTAAGGACGGTAATTTTGAACTTCAGGTGAATACCAAGGGCCTGGAGCTTTCGGGCGATGCCGCAATTGGGACCGGGCACAATACCATTAACTGGGTTGAAAGTTTTGATGGTCAAACGCCGTTGACCAGCCATTATCAGATTGGGGGCACATTTGATTTGGCCGCCCTGAATGATATTGGCATTGATGTGTCTGCGTTTCTTTCTGGGCAGGCGAGTGGTGATGTTGAAATCAGGGTGATCCGTGCCGGAGGCGTTGAGGTTATTGCCAAAGGCGACCTTGCCAAGAGTGTGATTGACCTGAAAGAAGCAGATTACCACAAAGATGCGGGGCAACCGTCAAAGCTGGCATTTGACATTCTGTTTGGTGCAAATGGCGGCGGGACGGTCCGCAATGTCGATTTGACCGCGCCGGATGTCGCCATTTTGGCAAGTGGCCGCTGGCGTGGTGAGAATACCCTGGATGACAAATTACATTTCGATATTACGAATGGTCATTTCCGCGAAAATAGCGGCGTGAACGGTACCTTTGTGATCAATAATGCGGGTGTTTTGAAGGTCGATCTGCAAGGTGATCAGATTGATTTACGGCCTTTCCTGACCCCCAAGGGTGTGGCAAAGGAACCGAATGCCAATTCGTCGGGCAGTACGACAGATGGTAAGGCCAATAACACCAGCATGAGCACTGAATTCTCGGCGATTAACATAAACCTTGAAGCCAGCCGCTTTTATGCCAAGGGCGATAGCCCGGTGATTGAAGAGGGTCATCTTGCCTATCGTCGTAAAAATAACGATTCTGAAATTGATGTTAAAGCTGCGCGATTTGATGCACGTCCGTGGCTGATTTCCAAGTCTTCGCAAACATCGCCCCAACCCGCCAGCGCAAAAGAAAATACCAAACCGGCCAATAAAGGCCCGGATAGTGGCGGGATAGGGCAGGAAACTACCCGCAAGGGCGGGAAGATGGAAATCTATCTTGATTTCGGCGAGTTGCTTGCTGCGCGTGATCAGGTTGTTCAAAAACTTAAAGGTTCCATTCATGTCGAAGGCGAAGAATGGCGGTCGATTGTTCTGAATGGCAAGCTGAATGGCACTGCCAATGTGTTTGCCCAGGTCGAACCACTTGCCGATGGTAAGCGGAAGGTGCAACTGACATCGGAAGATGCTGGCCGTTTTCTGGCGGCTATTGATCTCTATGGCGATATGCGAGACGGGAAAATGAAAGTGCAGGGCACGGTGGATGATCATGCCTATTCACAACCCTTTACCGGAACTGCCCATATTGAAAATTTCCGTATTGTGAATGCGCCGCTTGCCGCGCGTGTGTTAAATGCCGCTTCTTTGTTTGGTTTGGTGGATTCCCTTCAGGGAAAGGGAGTTGTGTTTGATGCCATGGATGGCGATTTCACCTATGCCAGCAATGTGTTGACCCTCTCCAAGGTCGCGGCGAATGGTTCTGCCATTGGTGTTACCGCCAACGGGAATATTGACTTGGCACAGGACAGAATCAAACTGGCCGGGTCGATTGTGCCATTTTATGCCGTGAATTCCGTTTTGGGTAAAATTCCGCTGATTGGCGATTTGCTGGTTGGCGAGGAAGGTGGCGGCGTGTTTGCGCCCACCTATACGGTCGACGGGCCGTTTGAAAACCCGGATATATCGGTTAACCCGCTCTCAACCATCGTACCCGGAGTGTTCCGGAACCTGATCACCGGTGCCAAGCCCGGTTAA